A portion of the Ammospiza caudacuta isolate bAmmCau1 chromosome 25, bAmmCau1.pri, whole genome shotgun sequence genome contains these proteins:
- the NCDN gene encoding neurochondrin, translated as MASDSGDGLATLKRCLSVLRDPRNDSEQFAALLLVTKAVRAGEVDAKTRRQIFDAIGFTFPTRLLISQQPPADCPPHTFRALGLTLLACFCTDPQLAGHSQILNKIPTFNDILLSPCDPDCTSMVDDVYQCLSAILATARGPRALVTKGTVSALCQAYLSGGHGSERALTLLVGLLAVAEAKCWHRDAPQLLAVLSKLSSDFLKAEDMTKFELCEVLPRFIPLSHPLTESSQGSECLCRLYKGLADVLGSKLSQSQRDPALKLAASLVQACGAEWIPAGRAGSKFLALLVNLACVEVRLSLEEPDPLEVEGKKEVVTACYVLMEMGIQECLREENPLLENVQKMQLMRIMEEAFGAVIFYLRQVKQEELQDPFIFASVRVLGAWMAEETSSLKQEICELLPFLVDYARMLFKEGSPAESPPQAELVSTEGSALPQDALRFLLPGFCHLTAEDKPRDILIAEGAPALLCEYFLQQWEVLTSEPTAPAPLTSTEMSLQTMCGIFLNLVVTAPDLVRRDKTFSSLMDVLLKSLPLLLPQKHHLVLAANVATLGLMMARILAGSAALQGTQRAKEFFGAAIGFLCQAHVAQADPSSDRLALAVSPAYASAWDDIAELWFLGMQAWAGCVPLLPWLPHTALGARWLQGMAQLLSQVTPASVDCELVAAFQAVLVELARASQQCRDVILSHQGTDWANLYGMAALEQCLAEQRGASSTPGGK; from the exons ATGGCCTCGGACTCCGGGGACGGGCTCGCCACGCTGAAGCGGTGCCTCAGTGTGCTCAGAGACCCGAGGAACGACAGCGAGCAGTTCGCAGCGCTGCTCCTG GTGACCAAAGCAGTCAGAGCCGGAGAGGTGGATGCCAAGACCCGCCGCCAGATCTTCGATGCGATCGGTTTCACATTCCCGACCCGCCTGCTGAtctcccagcagcccccagccgACTGCCCCCCGCACACCTTCCGTGCCCTCGGCCTCACCCTGCTGGCCTGTTTCTGCACCGACCCACAGCTAGCTGGGCACTCCCAGATCCTGAACAAAATCCCGACCTTCAATGACATTCTGCTGTCCCCCTGTGACCCAGACTGCACATCCATGGTTGATGATGTGTACCAGTGCCTCAGTGCTATCCTGGCTACAGCCAGGGGCCCCAGGGCGTTGGTGACCAAAGGGACAGTgtctgccctgtgccaggcctaCCTGAGCGGTGGTCATGGCTCTGAGCGTGCCCTCACACTGCTTGTGGGGCTGTTGGCTGTAGCAGAGGCCAAGTGCTGGCACAGAGATGctccacagctcctggctgtgctcagcaagCTCTCCAGTGACTTCCTCAAGGCTGAAGACATGACCAAATTTGAGCTGTGTGAGGTTCTGCCTCGCTTCATCCCCCTGTCACATCCTCTCACAGAGAGCTCTCAGGGCTCTGAGTGCCTGTGCAGGCTTTACAAAGGGCTGGCTGACGTTTTGGGCAGCAAACTCAGCCAGTCCCAGCGGGACCCCGCTCTGAAGCTCGCAGCCAGCCTCGTGCAGGCCTGTGGGGCTGAGTGGatcccagcagggagagctggcagcaagttcctggccctgctggtgaACTTGGCTTGTGTGGAGGTTCGCCTGAGCCTGGAGGAGCCAGATCCCCTGGAGGTGGAGGGCAAGAAGGAAGTGGTGACAGCCTGCTATGTCCTTATGGAGATGGGCATCCAGGAGTGCCTGAGGGAGGAGAACCCTCTGCTAGAAAACGTGCAGAAAATGCAGCTCATGAGGATCATGGAGGAGGCATTTGGAGCTGTAATATTCTACCTGAGACAG GTTAAACAGGAGGAGCTGCAAGATCCTTTCATCTTTGCCTCTGTTCGAGTCCTTGGAGCCTGGATGGCAGAAGAGACATCCTCCCTGAAGCAGGAAATCTGTGAGCTCTTGCCTTTCCTTGTTGATTATGCCAGGATGCTTTTCAAGGAGGGCAGCCCAGCTGAGAGtcctccccaggcagagctggtcAGCACTGAGGGCTCTGCCTTACCCCAGGATGCTCTGAG aTTTCTGCTCCCTGGCTTTTGCCATTTGACAGCAGAGGACAAACCCCGGGACATCCTCATTGCTGAAGgggccccagcactgctgtgtgagTACTTCCTGCAGCAGTGGGAGGTCCTGACCTCCGAGCCCACGGCCCCAGCACCTCTGACAAGCACTGAGATGAGTCTGCAGACCATGTGTGGGATTTTCCTTAACCTGGTTGTGACTGCTCCAGACCTGGTCAG GCGTGACAAAACCTTTTCCTCCTTGATGGATGTGTTGCTGAAGTCTCTTCCACTTCTGCTGCCCCAGAAGCATCACCTGGTTCTGGCAGCAAACGTTGCCACTCTGGGCCTGATGATGGCCAGGATCCTGGCAGGGTCAGCAG CCCTCCAGGGAACACAACGGGCCAAGGAGTTCTTTGGAGCTGCCATTGGCTTCCTGTGCCAGGCCCACGTGGCTCAGGCAGaccccagcagtgacaggctGGCCCTGGCCGTGTCCCCCGCCTACGCCAGCGCCTGGGACGACATCGCTGAGCTCTGGTTCCTGGGGATGCAGgcctgggctggctgtgtgCCACTGCTCCCCTGGCTGCCACACACCGCTCTGGGGGCACGCTGGCTGCAGGGaatggcacagctgctgtcccaggTCACTCCAGCCTCTGTGGATTGTGAGCTGGTCGCTGCGTTCCAGGCCGTGCtggtggagctggccagagccagccagcagtgcagggatgtCATCCTGTCCCACCAGGGCACGGACTGGGCCAATCTGTATGGAATGGCAGCTCTGGAACAGTGTCTGGCTgagcagagaggagccagcagcactccaggtgggaaATGA